The stretch of DNA CTTGGGCAGCAGAACGGCCTGGATGTTCGGCAGGACACCGCCCTGGGCGATGGTCACGCCGGACAGCAGTTTGTTCAGCTCTTCGTCGTTGCGGATGGCCAACTGCAGATGACGGGGGATGATTCTGGTTTTCTTGTTGTCACGGGCAGCGTTTCCCGCCAACTCGAGCACCTCCGCAGCCAGATACTCCATGACGGCCGCCAGGTAGACTGGGGCCCCGGCACCGACCCGCTCGGCATAGTTGCCCTTCCGGAGCAGACGGTGGATGCGACCGACCGGGAACTGCAATCCAGCACGGCTGGAACGGGACTTTGCCTTCACCCTCGCTTTGCCTCCTTTGCCACGGCCAGACATCGTgtgcgtgcgtgcgtgcgtgTATCTGCCTCTATACTGATGGCCGGGGCGTTTATAAAAGACAGTTTAAAATTTGTTTATTCAGTCTTTTGTGTTTCTTTACAATACATTTTTTGTTTAAGTGTTTTAGATCTTGTCTTTTCAGCCTTTGATTTTGTTTGTTGCTTTTCAGATTGCTTTTCAATTTAGTTCCTTTAAGAGTGTCTTGTgtttgtgtgtttgtgtgtgattACAAACGTAGTGATTTTAATTTTATATTCTACTTAACCTACTTatcctaaaaatttgaaaatcctaatCAACCAGCGCTCGGATGAGCGGGTATTCCGATCGAGCAGCGCTTTCGATGAAGCCGTCGATTGCCTCTTCTATCCGTTCCTTGACGGTCTTGTAACCTGCGTTTCGATGCAGCTCGCTGATCCTCGTATCGAAGGGGGCGTTCAGGATAAGCCGAAGCAGCCGGTTCTGGACCACCTGCAGCTTCTTCTTGTGGGTCTCCGCACATGTGCCCCATACCGGCATGGCGTAGTTCACCATCGGAGCGATGATGGTTTTGAAGACGGCCAGCTTGTTCCGTCGCGACAATCGGGACCGCCGTGAGATCAGCGGATAAAGGGACTTCAACAGGCCAATGCACCTGTTCTTCAGGTTGTCTGTGTGCGTTCGGTAGGTCCTCCTGTTGTCCATGACGACCCCAAGGTAGCCAACTTCGTCTGTCCAGGGGACAATGCGGCCGTTGATCCGGATGTAGCAGTCCGGTGGCGGGAGGAGCTTCGGTGATGGTCTATGCCTAAAGACGATGGCCTGGCTCTTGGCTTCGTTGACCTTTATCTTCCAGCTCGTTAGGTAGCTGACGTAAGCCGTTACGCCCTGCTGGAGCCGGGACCTGTAGTGCATGGGTGTGCGACCGTTCGCGACGATCGCACTATCATCGGCGTAGAGTGCCAGTATGCACCCACCGGGGAGTGGCGGGATGTCTGATGTGTACAGGTTGTACAATATCGGGCCCAGGAGACTGCCCTGGGGAACTCCTGCTGGGACCGCTTGGAGCTCGGACTCTGTTCCTGCGAGATGGACTCGGAAAGATCTGTTAGCGAGATAATTTCTTACCATTCTTGTCAGGTACGTTGGGAATCCTGCCTGCACCAGCTTGTGAACGAGGCCGTCGTGCCAGACGTTGTCGAAGGCCTTCTCGACATCCAGGAGGACCATCGCCGTGTTGTTGGACAGGGCGGTGTTGCGGTGGATGGCGTTTTCCACACGGACCAACTGGTGGACGGTGGAGTGCCCTcgtcggaatccgaactgctccgGAACGATGAGGTCCTGTTCGTCGATGTGCTCCATCATACGTTGGAGAATGATACGCTCAAAAACCTTGCTAGCTGCCGATAGCAGGGTGATGGGCCGATAACTTGACGCGTTGGTTGGATCCTTCCCGGGCTTCGGGATGGGAATAACTTTGCCTACCTTCCACCTGGATGGGAAGTAGCCAAGTTGGAGACATCTGGAGAAGACCGCCGCCAGGAAGCGGTACGCCTTATTGGAGAGTTTCTTCAGAACCAGGTTGAAGATGTTGTCCTTGCCCGGTGCCTTCATATTCTTCGTCCGCTTGACCGCTGCCCTGACTTCGTCCTCTGTGACTTGGCCGTCGAGGGGTGCGTCATCGTTCGCCTCGAGTTGGGCGATGGTTTGCCGAACCGCCGCTTCGTGGGGGCTCTGCATGTTCGCACCGAGGTTGTGCGCTTCGACCAATTTGTGGGCAATGGCGTTCGCTTTCTCCGACGGGGAGACCAGGATGCCGCCGGTGTCGTCCTTTAGCGGGGGTACGGGGAGAGGTTTCTTCTTCAGGATCTTGGCCACTTTCCAGAAGGGTCTTGAGTGGTCACTCAGCTGGCCGAGGTGGTTCGAAAACTGCCGGTTCCTGATCACGTCCATCCGGTCCTTGATCTGGCTGTTTAGCATGGAGACCTCCAGCTTTTTCAGCAGGCAGCCGGTCCGTTGGAACTGCCTTCGGACGGTGTTCCGTTGTTGGATCAGCTGACGGGTATCGTCGTCGATGTTCGTGAAATTGTATCTCACTGGGACCCACCGGATGCAGGAGTCCTCGGCCGAGTGGATGGCGTTCTCGAACACGTCCAGGTTTTGGTCGATGCTTTCGGTAGTTTGGAGATTCTGTTCATCTGGTAGTTGGGAATCTACCAGGCGGCTGAATGCCACCCAATTGACTCGGTGATAGTCTCGACGCTTTGCCGGCGGGACCGACATCGGTTCGCGTTCCAGCTCGCAGGTGACTGGGAGGTGGTCCGAGCTTAACTCCTGGTGGGTTACTGGCTTGGACAGCTGCAGGTCCGACAGAAATACATCCAGTGTTGATGTTGTGCCTGCCGGGGAGACGAACGTTGGATCGTCCGGGTGGTGTAGAGCACACGTACCGGAACTGAGGTGATCTGCCAAGAGAGTCCCATTCTTGTTGTTTGTGTGGTTTTTCCACAAGGAATGGCGAGCATTAAGGTCTCCGGCCACGACAAAGCCCGTTCTGTTGCTGGTCAGTTTCCGCAGGTCATCCATGAACTGGCTTGATGTCCCGTTGTTGTCCACGCATTGCCTAGGTGCGTAGACGGCGAACAGCGTAACGGCACCACGAAGGGTGCTGATTTCGACACCGATGGCTTCGATGACGGTTGTCTTGGGATGAGGTAGGATTTTGTAGCGCAGGCCCCGTCGAATAAGGACGGCCACACCACCACCGTTGGAATTTTGTCGGTCCAGTCTCACCACGACGTGTGTTGGTAGCGAGAAGTTGATAGTTGGGTTAAGTCGTGTCTCCGTCACGACTCCGACGTCGATTCTGTGCTGGGAGAGGAATTCACCCAGCTCGAGTTTTTTCGCCCTTATAGAGCGAGCGTTCCAATTGAGAATACGGATGTTATCCTCAGGGCCCATACTTGATTAGGAAGGTTTGGACCGTCATGGTGACGGCGTTAATTTGCTCGCGCTTGGAGCGGCATGCTCCCAGCCGTTCGAACAGGCACATGGCAAGCTCGGTGACTACCTCCGGGGGGTAGAGTGTGCCATCGTCCAGCGGGTGGGCGGTGGGGGCGCTACGTCCTTGGTTTCCCCAGCCAGGAGGGGTACGGTTCTGCTCAGGCACAGCAGAGGCGGCGGCCGCAAGGCGTTGTTGCACTTGGGATACCGGCTGGTGGTTTGATGGGTTCCGGGTTGGAACCACTGGTGGGAGTGGGGGGAAGTGGCCCTCTGTCACCGGGGGTGGTGGTGGCCGGACGCGGCCGCGCTGGTTCTTGGCGGACGCTTTCCTGCGGATTTCAATGTATTCCGCTCGCTTCGGGCAGGCTCTGTTGTTTCCCTCGTGAGTGTCCCCGCAGTTGACGCACTTTGGGGATGTCCCTTCCTGCATCGGGGCGCAGGAATCTGTTGAGTGTTCTCCGGCGCATTTACCACATCGGGGGCGCATGTGGCAGTTTTTGGTGCCGTGCCCGTAGGCGAGACAGTTTCCGCACTGAGTGACCTGGCGTTTCTTCGGGCGGTACCTCTCCCACTCTACGATGATTTGGAAGAGAGCCTTCACTTCCCGTAGGTCCTTCATGGAGATGGATCCCTTCTCCAGATGGACCAGATACGGCCGGTCCCGTTGGTTGGAGCCTTCCCCTCGCCTGATGGGAAAAACGTTCAGGGGCTTCAGTTTCTTGGCCTTCAGCTCCTGGATTAACTCCTCCGGGGAGTACTCCTCGAGGCCCCGTAGAAGCACCTTCAGGGGCTTGTTTCCAGGGGCATCGTGCGTGTAGAACTCCGCACGgttctccaccaggaatttgccaACCTCCTGGTAGTCGGCGACGGTGGTGCAGACGATTTTCGTCCCAGTACTGCACAGTTTGAAGAGCGGGTGAATCTGCTTCTTCGCCAGCTCGTTCCTGAGCGCTGCTACCTCCTTCGTGGAAGCGAAGATCGGTGGTACCTTCGGTGGCTTGGGGGGCG from Aedes albopictus strain Foshan unplaced genomic scaffold, AalbF5 HiC_scaffold_306, whole genome shotgun sequence encodes:
- the LOC115261264 gene encoding histone H2A-like, producing MSGRGKGGKARVKAKSRSSRAGLQFPVGRIHRLLRKGNYAERVGAGAPVYLAAVMEYLAAEVLELAGNAARDNKKTRIIPRHLQLAIRNDEELNKLLSGVTIAQGGVLPNIQAVLLPKKTEKKTTA